From the genome of Rhizobium binae, one region includes:
- a CDS encoding polyamine ABC transporter substrate-binding protein has product MRSTIASVTAAAIAALFAAAPAVAQERVVNVYNWSDYIDDSILTDFTKETGIKVVYDTFDSNETVETKLLAGGTGYDVVVPTADFLQRQIQAGVFQKLDKSKLPNLSNMWDVIQQRTAAYDPGNEYAVDYMWGTDGIGYNVKKVAEILGPDAKPGLEVIFDPKVAEKFKDCGIYVLDTPKDVMTTALKYLGLDPNSTKAEDFKKVEELLTAVRPYIRKFHSSEYINALANGDICIAFGYSGDMLQARDRAAEAKNGVEVNYSIPVQGAQMWFDMMAIPADAKHVAEAHEFLNYMMKPEVIAKASDHTFYANGNKASQQFVSKEVLEDPAIYPTEEVMKGLFTVKPWDPKTQRTATRIWTKVVTGQ; this is encoded by the coding sequence ATGAGGTCAACCATCGCAAGCGTGACGGCCGCCGCCATCGCCGCGCTCTTTGCCGCCGCTCCAGCCGTTGCGCAGGAGCGCGTCGTCAATGTCTACAATTGGTCGGATTATATCGACGACAGCATCCTGACCGATTTCACCAAGGAAACCGGCATCAAGGTCGTTTACGACACCTTCGATTCGAACGAGACCGTAGAAACCAAGCTGCTTGCCGGCGGCACCGGTTATGACGTCGTCGTTCCCACCGCCGACTTCCTGCAGCGCCAGATCCAGGCGGGCGTTTTCCAGAAGCTCGACAAGTCGAAGCTGCCGAACCTGTCCAACATGTGGGACGTGATCCAGCAGCGCACCGCCGCATACGATCCGGGCAATGAATATGCGGTCGATTACATGTGGGGCACCGACGGTATCGGCTATAACGTCAAGAAGGTCGCCGAGATCCTCGGTCCCGATGCCAAGCCGGGCCTCGAAGTGATCTTCGATCCGAAGGTCGCCGAAAAATTCAAGGACTGCGGCATCTACGTGCTCGACACGCCGAAGGACGTCATGACCACGGCGCTGAAATATCTTGGCCTCGATCCGAACTCCACCAAGGCCGAAGATTTCAAGAAGGTCGAGGAATTGCTGACGGCGGTGCGCCCCTATATCCGCAAGTTCCACTCGTCCGAATATATCAACGCCCTTGCCAACGGCGATATCTGCATCGCCTTCGGCTATTCCGGCGACATGCTGCAGGCCCGCGACCGGGCCGCCGAAGCCAAGAACGGCGTCGAGGTCAACTACTCGATCCCGGTCCAAGGCGCCCAGATGTGGTTCGACATGATGGCGATCCCGGCCGATGCCAAGCATGTGGCCGAAGCGCATGAGTTCCTGAATTACATGATGAAGCCCGAGGTCATCGCCAAGGCGAGCGACCACACCTTCTATGCCAACGGCAACAAGGCCTCGCAGCAGTTCGTCAGCAAGGAGGTGCTGGAAGATCCGGCGATCTACCCGACCGAAGAGGTGATGAAGGGACTCTTCACGGTAAAGCCATGGGACCCGAAGACCCAGCGTACCGCGACGCGGATCTGGACGAAGGTCGTCACCGGCCAGTAA
- the aceA gene encoding isocitrate lyase, which yields MTDFYKLVQNAPAGRFDSIERPYSAADVQRLRGSVALTYTLAEMGADRLWRLLHQEDFVNALGALSGNQAMQMVRAGLKAIYLSGWQVAADANTASAMYPDQSLYPANAGPELAKRINRTLQRADQIETSEGSGLSVDTWFAPIVADAEAGFGGPLNAFEIMKAYIEAGAAGVHFEDQLASEKKCGHLGGKVLIPTAAHIRNLDAARLAADVMGVATLVIARTDAEAAKLLTSDIDERDQPFVDYDAGRTVEGFYQVRNGIEPCIARAVAYAPHCDLIWCETSKPDLEQARRFAEGVHRVHPGKLLAYNCSPSFNWKKNLDEATIAKFQRELGAMGYKFQFITLAGFHQLNYGMYELARGYRQRQMSAYSELQEAEFAAEDYGYTATKHQREVGTGYFDAVSLAITGGRSSTTAMHDSTEHAQFKPAAE from the coding sequence ATGACCGATTTTTACAAGCTTGTCCAAAACGCACCGGCAGGCCGCTTCGACAGCATCGAACGGCCCTACTCGGCCGCCGATGTGCAGCGGCTCAGAGGCTCGGTGGCGCTCACCTATACGCTGGCGGAAATGGGGGCGGACCGGTTGTGGCGGCTTCTCCACCAGGAGGATTTCGTCAATGCGCTCGGCGCACTTTCCGGCAACCAAGCCATGCAGATGGTGCGCGCCGGGCTGAAGGCGATCTATCTCTCCGGCTGGCAGGTGGCGGCCGACGCCAATACGGCATCGGCGATGTATCCCGACCAGTCGCTTTATCCCGCCAATGCGGGGCCGGAGCTTGCCAAACGCATCAACCGCACCCTGCAGCGCGCCGATCAGATCGAGACGTCGGAAGGTAGCGGACTTTCCGTCGACACCTGGTTCGCGCCGATCGTCGCCGATGCGGAAGCCGGGTTCGGCGGGCCGCTCAATGCCTTCGAGATCATGAAGGCCTATATCGAGGCAGGTGCTGCCGGCGTCCATTTCGAGGACCAACTCGCCTCGGAGAAGAAGTGCGGCCATCTCGGCGGCAAGGTACTGATCCCGACAGCGGCCCATATCCGCAATCTCGACGCCGCACGGCTTGCCGCCGACGTCATGGGCGTGGCGACGCTGGTGATCGCCCGCACCGACGCGGAAGCGGCAAAGCTGCTCACCTCCGACATCGACGAGCGCGACCAGCCCTTCGTCGATTACGATGCCGGGCGCACCGTCGAAGGCTTCTACCAGGTCAGAAACGGCATCGAGCCGTGCATCGCCCGGGCCGTCGCCTACGCGCCGCATTGCGACCTGATCTGGTGCGAGACTTCCAAGCCGGATCTCGAGCAGGCGCGCCGGTTTGCCGAAGGTGTCCACAGAGTCCATCCCGGCAAGCTGCTCGCCTATAATTGCTCGCCGTCCTTCAACTGGAAGAAGAACCTCGACGAGGCGACGATTGCCAAGTTCCAGCGCGAACTCGGGGCGATGGGTTACAAGTTCCAGTTCATCACGCTCGCCGGGTTCCACCAACTGAACTACGGCATGTATGAGCTGGCGCGCGGCTACCGGCAGCGGCAAATGTCGGCATATTCCGAGCTGCAGGAGGCCGAATTCGCCGCAGAGGACTATGGTTATACCGCCACCAAGCATCAGCGCGAGGTCGGCACCGGCTATTTCGACGCCGTGTCGCTCGCCATCACCGGCGGCCGGTCGTCGACCACGGCGATGCACGATTCAACCGAACATGCGCAGTTCAAACCAGCTGCGGAATAA
- a CDS encoding SMc00767 family acetate metabolism repressor — protein sequence MASISRVRERAEEQTTSMSEDQQTTIRMLANDLHRLNQSVMKAVEAGVSVELVRSARHHGGDGNWGDLLIPVVVTNRH from the coding sequence ATGGCATCCATTTCACGCGTCCGGGAACGGGCCGAAGAGCAGACGACCAGCATGAGCGAGGATCAGCAGACGACGATCCGCATGCTCGCCAACGACCTGCACCGGCTGAACCAGTCGGTCATGAAAGCGGTCGAGGCCGGCGTTTCGGTCGAACTGGTGCGCTCGGCCCGTCATCACGGCGGCGACGGCAACTGGGGCGACCTGCTCATTCCGGTCGTCGTCACCAACCGGCACTGA
- a CDS encoding helix-turn-helix domain-containing protein — MAERKIFAGAKVRRIRNALALTQTAMAEALEISPSYLNLIERNQRPLTVQLLLKLAAVYKVDLEELRGQTGGSLGQLKEVFADPLLSGELPGDQELVEVAEAAPNAASGMIKLYRAYREQAARLSDLTGLMAAEGHAPVAVGRLPLDELRETLERRSAYFGRIETAAEAFAATLPGGADLAAGLKDWLRAERGIAVRVLPVHVMPDLRRRFDRHSMRLFISERLSPADRAHEIAIEAASLALLPAIDAELDDLSLSSAEARRIARFELARIAALALAMPYEAFLSAAKAVRYDIDILRARFSVSFGHAATRLTMLQRPGAAAIPFFMMEIDAAGHRLRRGGAQGFPQARFGGGCPKLNIHAVFLQPGQILAETVVMPDGASFLTVARTLEGPSVEFGERVRRTAILIVCDAALGEGLAYGQATALDPVTIGPACRLCERRGCLSRAEPPVTRPLGLDEMVAGLSAFDFR; from the coding sequence ATGGCGGAACGGAAGATTTTTGCAGGCGCGAAAGTGCGGCGCATCCGCAATGCGCTGGCACTGACGCAGACCGCCATGGCCGAGGCGCTGGAGATTTCGCCCTCCTATCTGAACCTCATCGAGCGCAACCAGCGGCCTTTGACGGTGCAGCTCCTCTTGAAGCTCGCGGCCGTCTACAAGGTCGATCTGGAGGAATTGCGGGGGCAGACCGGCGGCAGCCTCGGCCAGCTCAAGGAGGTCTTCGCCGATCCGCTGCTTTCGGGTGAACTGCCCGGCGACCAGGAATTGGTCGAGGTGGCAGAGGCCGCACCCAATGCCGCAAGCGGCATGATCAAGCTCTATCGCGCCTATCGCGAACAGGCCGCCCGGCTCTCCGACCTGACGGGGCTGATGGCCGCCGAGGGACATGCGCCGGTCGCCGTCGGCCGCTTGCCGCTCGACGAGCTGCGCGAGACGCTGGAGCGCAGGTCGGCCTATTTCGGACGGATCGAGACGGCGGCGGAAGCCTTTGCCGCGACGCTTCCCGGCGGCGCCGATCTTGCCGCCGGGCTGAAGGACTGGCTGCGGGCCGAGCGCGGCATTGCGGTGCGCGTCCTGCCGGTGCACGTCATGCCGGATCTGCGCCGCCGTTTCGATCGTCATTCGATGCGGCTGTTCATTTCCGAACGCCTGTCGCCGGCCGACCGTGCGCATGAGATCGCTATCGAGGCCGCCAGCCTCGCCTTGCTCCCGGCCATCGATGCCGAACTCGACGATCTCTCGCTCTCCTCCGCCGAGGCGCGCCGCATCGCCCGCTTCGAGCTGGCCCGCATCGCGGCCCTGGCGCTCGCCATGCCCTATGAGGCCTTCCTGTCGGCGGCCAAGGCGGTGCGCTACGACATCGATATTCTTCGGGCCCGCTTTTCCGTCTCCTTCGGCCATGCCGCCACGCGTCTGACCATGCTGCAGCGGCCAGGGGCGGCGGCTATTCCCTTCTTCATGATGGAGATCGATGCCGCCGGCCACCGGCTGCGGCGAGGCGGCGCTCAGGGCTTTCCGCAGGCCCGTTTCGGCGGCGGCTGTCCGAAGCTCAATATCCATGCCGTCTTCCTGCAGCCGGGTCAGATTCTCGCCGAGACAGTGGTCATGCCGGATGGCGCATCCTTCCTGACGGTTGCCCGCACCCTGGAGGGGCCGAGCGTTGAATTCGGCGAAAGGGTGAGGCGGACCGCAATCCTGATTGTCTGTGACGCCGCCCTTGGCGAGGGCCTGGCCTATGGGCAGGCGACGGCGCTCGATCCGGTCACGATCGGCCCGGCCTGTCGCCTCTGCGAGCGGCGCGGCTGTCTTTCCCGCGCCGAGCCGCCGGTGACGAGGCCGCTCGGGCTCGACGAGATGGTGGCGGGTCTCAGCGCCTTCGACTTCCGGTGA